In the genome of Nomascus leucogenys isolate Asia chromosome 12, Asia_NLE_v1, whole genome shotgun sequence, the window TCTCCTATTCAGAGTAGATGATCTTGCTTCTGATACACAATTCCTACTGAGCAGCCTGAGAAGTTGGCTGAATATTAGGAGGCTGGGTTTGAGAAGGGAAGTAGCGGTGGGACTTTGGCTCACACACCTGTTGCCCACAGCTGCTCACATGACTGGCCAATAGCAGCTGAGTGAAATTACTTCACCTCTGTTACACAACTCAGCCTCACAGGGCCAGGTGTCTGCCAGAGCCAGCTTTACAAGATGACAAACTCTTGCACTAACACCACCATACAGTCTTTATAACAACAATTACAGTGAAGATTTGAGGCCAGGCCAAAAAGATTAAGACTTGCTCCAAAAAGACGTGACCAAAGCTTAAAGTCATAAAGAATGGAGGCCAGGTGCTATGAGCTTATTGACCAGTTTCCAGAATAGCAGAATCAGGAGCACCCGTGAGAGAATGAGACAAGCCATCTTAGAAGAAGCAAAAGGAATGTCTCTTACATGGAGCAGGGAAGGGCAGCGGGGGCAATAAATTCATGAAGCCACCGACCCCAAGCTTAATGTCTTAACAGGCCCTGAACTGGTAAGTTCAAATTTGTACATGGGATATTGATAGTAGACTAACAATCCCTTTGTGTGTCTATATGAGGGACTCCTGGGCCAGTAGTTTAAAAGGTCTTGAcgggcaataacaaatgttggtgaggatgtggggcaaaggaaacccttgtacactgttggtgggaatgtaaattagtataaacgctatggaaaaaaatttggaggttcctcaaaaaattaaaaatagagataccatatgatccagcaatcccacagcTAGGTATatccccaaaagaaagaaaatcagtatattgagagatgtctgcactcctgtgtttactgcagcagtattcacaacagccaagatttggaagcaaactaagtgtccatcaacagatgaatggataaagaaaatgtggtatatatacaaaatggagtactattcagccataaaaaatgaatggGATCCTGTCTAtctttgcaacaacatggttggaactggaggttatcacgtgaagtgaaataagccaggcacagaaagacaaacttcacacgtcctcacttatttgtgggagcctAAATggaaacaattgaactcatggagatagaaagtagagggatggttaccagaggccaggaagggtagtggggggacTTGCAGGGGaggagtggggatggttaatgggtacaaaaaatagttagaataagacctagtatttcatagcacagcagggtgactatagtcaataataatttaagtgtacatttaaaataactaaaagtataattggattctCTGTAatgcaaaggataaatgcttgaggcaatggataccccatttaccctgatatgactattatgcattgtatgcctgtagcaaaatatctcatgtaccccataaaggtatacacctactatgaacccacaaaaattaaaaattttaaaataagtaaataaaaagttttttaaaggtcttgaacttttgggcttcTGCCTAACTTTACTACTAGTGTAAGTGGGCCCCTTGAGATTTCAGCACCCCAGCATTTGTTAGtgactgaaataatgaaaattctgATCAGGCCCTTGCTTGCACATGTTGACAACTCTCTTTTTGCCCAATATCCCTTGTTCCTACGACATAATCATAAACTGCTGATGTACTGTTTCTTTGTCAAGCAGAAGGAGATAATAACTTCAGGGTTACGAAAAAGTTTGCAGGAGGAATAAGTCCTTTGAAGTACATTGAGGCCAGCTTCTGACTCCCAGAAGTCTGATTGTTCAAGGAATCATCTGAGACTGAATCATCACAGACTTTTTCCCTCGATTCCCTGAAACTCCCCCTCCCTGACTCGCTGGCCGCATAAACActctctgcttcttctttttGTTAGGACGGATTTGAGAGATCTTGCCCTCCCGCCTTCTCGCTTTGGCCAAATCGAATAAACTTTTATCTCCAAGCACCTATATGTCAGTGTTTGGCATCAGCTACACATGGTGTACACGAGCCTGAGTCGGGGCTTCTACAACGCTGGGACCCTCGCTGTTCTTTGGAGCTGATGGTAAATTCAACAGAAAAGAGGCGCATGGGTAGAAAATGCAGCATTTCCTCTCAGATGCCAGATATTCATCTCCAAAGGTATTAAAAGGagggggtgtgtgcctgtgtaaaGAGGCTGGTCTTTTCCTAGCAGTACgacttgggcaagttgcttgatTTCTTCAAGCCTTTCTTTTCCCGcctgtgaaacaaaacaaaacaaaacacatatattCAGGACAAATTCACAATCCTTAAAGAGGGCGGGCAGAGCGATTGGAATGCGGAATGCAGATGAACCAATCGCGTCTCCTGCAGGTTGCGGAGCGGCAGAGGGACCCCGCCCCCTGCATTGTGCTTAGCTCTGATTGGCGTCTCGcggaggggcggggcctgggcgCGCCGGGCTCACGCTGGGTCCCTGCAGGTCTTGGGGCCCGGGACTCTGGCTGGAGACACCGCCATGGCCGGGCTGTCCCGCGGGTCCGCGCGCGCACTGCTCGCCGCCCTGCTGGCGTCGACGCTGTTGGCGCTGCTCGTGTCGCCCGCGCGGGGTCGCGGCGGCCGGGACCACGGGGACTGGGACGAGGCCTCCCGGCTGCCGCCGCTACCACCCCGCGAGGACGCGGCGCGCGTGGCCCGCTTCGTGACGCACGTCTCCGACTGGGGCGCTCTGGCCACTATCTCCACGCTGGAGGCGGTGCGCGGCCGGCCCTTCGCCGACGTCCTCTCGTTCAGCGACGGGCCCCCGGGCGCGGGCAGCGGCGTGCCCTACTTCTACCTGAGCCCGCTGCAGCTCTCCGTGAGCAACCTGCAGGTGAGCTGGGGCCCGCGGCTTCCCCAGGCGGGCTGTGGGCTGGGCGGCCACAGAGCGAGCCTTCACTCTCCCCAAAATTCTTACCGGGGAGTGGAGCGTGGCTCGAAAGGCTGCCGCTTCTCTGCCGCGCTGGCCGGTGGGCGTTGCAGCGTCCCAGATGTTGGGCAACTGGGTACCAGAAATTTCGCACACGCCTCCGCCACTGGGCCACGCAGTGGGGTAAATTCTCTGCCAGCAGCCCGAGGACTTCTCATCCCTGAGTGGTTCTCAGTCGTCTTGGGGCACAGTGTCTCTATTAACTGTGctcctattcttttattttttcctttgagacagaatctcactttgtggcccaggctggagtgcagtggcgctatctcagcttactgcaacctctgttcccaggttcaagcgattttcgtgcctcagcctactgagtagctcggattacaggtgcgtgccaccacacccggctaatttttgtatttttagtagaggcgaggtttcaccatgttggccaggctggtctcaaactcctgacctcacgtgatccacccgtctcggccttccaaagtgctgggattacaggcgtgaaccaccgcgcccggcctgggctcCTATTCTTAAAGGTTTTACAGGGCATAGAGATTGTTGGGTATTTAAGCACTTTAATATGTGACTTCAGGGTTTCTCACTCTCTTACCCTTCCTGAATTAAGCTTTTCCCTCCTGCAGCAAGAAGCTAACGTACAATATCGTGGACGATTACAATGATTACTGCAGTCTTTAGGCCTCCACAGGCATAGTGGCTCCTCAGTAAGATGCAGAGCTGATTGAAGGTGTATCTCTTCCTCGCCCTTTGCCCACCTTCTAGTGCAGGGCCACACTTACAACTCAGATGGACCTCTGCTGTCTCAGGGATGGGGTCACAGACACCCGGCTTGGGAGGCCGGAAACACAGAGAGTCCGGGAATGGAGCCTGATTTGATGGAGGGTCTTTTTGACAAAGCTCTCACATTTGAGTTCAACTCTGAAAGTACAACATTGTTGATAAAGACAGGATGTAAGAAACTGATGCTTGATTAATCACTTTTCCATTCGCCTTCCATTCATTGTCTCTTCTATTAATTCTTTGAAGTAGGTATTATATACCCCATTCTGCAGATGAAGAACTTGAGGCCTACCTAGGTTAAGCAACTTGTTTAAAGCCAGCGGGCAAACCCCTAGTTTCATCTCAGGTTCATCTTTCTTCAAACCACCTATCACAGGCTGGTGGCCCATCCGCTGAATATGTCCCACAGACCAGTTTGGCCTACAcaaagttctgttttgtttttaataaatttgaatttgtTACCAACAtcttaaaatttagattttactttaaaatgtaaatcttaaCTTTTCTTGAAAAATGGGAAGATCCAGTGACACTGTGGGCCTGCATTCTCTGAGCAAAAACAGAAGCAGTGCCCTCTTTTAGCTAAGGCAGTTACACCCCAGTTCAACATTTTCTTATTCCCAGCCCATTCCACACCTTTAGGCGTTTGCTCAAAACAAACTCACTCCACTCCATCAGTGGTGCTCAACTTTGACTGCCAATCATAGTCACCTAAGAAGGCTTTAAAAATGGGATGCCAAGGTATTTTattgaaaacacattttattttaagacaacACCCCTTCCCCCTCAACAAACCACTCCCTGATGATTCTAATGGGGGAAGAGGGAGATTGACCAATACATAATCATATTTAAATTTGTGAGGTGACTAGGGAGTTGCTggtattattgtccccatttagGAAGTGAGGAAACACAGACTCAGAGGTGCAGGGACTTACCCTGTGACCAGCCAGCTAATGGCTGTCAGGTAGGACTTTAGCCCAGGTCTTTCATGTTTCTAGAAATAGACAGGACAGTGACAAGGAACCTACCTAGGGCTTTAGGTTTCCATGATGGCAGTGAAAAGAAGTGGCCACATCAGAATTTGTCTGACTTGATTCCATCAATTAGCTGGTCAaagtttctgcttttttcttttcctcctcctgacCTCCAGGGTGCTCTGCATTTTTTCTCATTGACGGGGTGAAATGGTTCAGAAGGAACAAGAAGACCTAGGTTTGGGACcatttctcatgtgtaaaatgccTGTCCTCTGTAACTTAGAGATAGGTTGTGAACTTCAAATGTACTTACCACTGGGATGTTTCTTTTGTATGTCTCTTTCTTTGTGGCATTTTTGTATAGTAAATGTCTGTAGGACAGTGTTGCTGATGTTAGCTTGTAGTGGGACCATGTTTGGCTGCAGAGCCAGTGAGTCTGAAGGGAAATCTTGGGATTTGATTATTTGCACCAAGACCTCTTACTATTAGCCTCCCTTCCATTTTGgcattcttttcttgtgatgtgcCCCTTTCTGTTCTGGtcactcttgattttttttctctgactcaCTAAAATAAGTATCCCTCACAGTCAGTTTCCTACTCTTTTGTTCCCTGTAACGATCCTCAGAAGATTGTATACACTCTCATTGTATACACTCTCTTCTAGTCCTTACTAGGACTCACTTCCACATGTGTGTCCATCTCTGACCTCTTCaaagttctctgtatttctgctTGCTGTTCATTTTTACTTCATTAGTTTGCCACCACTTCAAATTCAACATGTTTAAATCCagtccttcttcttcctcctgaaACAAGCTGCTTTTGATCTTCTGCATTCCTGTGAGTGGAATTATTGTTTTCTCAGTAAACCCAGTTGGTTCTCACTGCCTCTCCAAATCCCTCAGTTCCCAAGTCCTGACAGTTTTCTGTTGCCTTCTTTGCCTCTGTCCTTGCCCCTTCCTCTTTATTCCTGCCACCTCATCCTTAAGCTTATCATCTCATGCCTAAAAGTACTAGAACAACTCTTACATAGTCTTCCTGTCTGCCCCATCCACCTTGCCTACCCAAATAGATTAACAAAAATACCTGTCACAGCATTGTCCTCTGGCCAGAAACCTTTAACAACACCCAACTGCCTATAGCTGCGTAAGAGCTACCTGGGATGTTTGTTTAAAATTCGTATAgaggcggggtgcggtggctccagcctgtaatcccagcactttgggaggtcgaggtgagcggatcacctcaggtcaggagtttgagaccagcctggccaatatggtgaaacccacctctactaaaaatacaaaaattaactgggtatagTGGTgtacgcccgtagtcccagctatttgggaggctgaggtgagagtatcacttgagcctgggaggcagaggttgcagtgagctgagatcacaccattgtactccagcctgggtgacagagcttgattctgtttctaaataaataaaatgcagatagAGGACaacttggtggctcatgcttgtaatcccaacactttggaaggccgaggtgggaggatcacttgagtccaggattttgagaccagccagggcaacatagtgaaacttcatgtctacaaaaaataaaaaaatattagccaggtgtggtgatgcacatctatagttccagctattcaggaggctgagatgggaggatcacatgagccctggaggttgaggccacaatgagccatgattgtgccactgcactgggtggctgcctgggtgacagagtgagacactgtcttaaaaaaaatattgcaggccaggtgtggtgtctcatgcctgtaatcctagcactttgggaggccgaggtgggtggatcacaaggtcaggagttcaagaccagcctggccaacatgatgaaacccggtctctactaaaaatacaaaaattagccgggcgtggtggcacacacctgtaatcccagctactcaagaggctgaggcaagagaatcgcttgaacctgggagttggaggttgcagtgagctgagatcgcaccactgcactccagcctgggtgacagagcaagactccttctcaaaaaaaaaaaaaaaaaaaaaaattgcagttatTTGGGTTGGGAGTGAAGCCTGTTTCAACATTTTAACCCAAATCGGCATTTTATCAAGCTCTCCAGGCAGATGGGTCTTAGAAAACAGTGCCTAAGGTTGGCCCACAAATTACAATCTAGACTCCTTAACTTGGGTTGGAGCCCTCTCCACTCCCAACCCCAGCCTCCTCCCGTAGGAAAGCCCCTCTTTCCAGCAAATCAGGTTTCTTGGTACTGTTCCTCAAGTCTTAGGCTCACCCAGTTCTGTGTTTCTTGCAGTCAGCGTCTCCTCTCCCTTTAATATGTCCTCCCACCTTCTATCCTGgttttgaatatattataaagCTCCTTATAGTTCCTCTATCACTCTAGTCTATGCTGGACATACACATTTGTTTATGTCTGCCTTTTCAACCAGATCATAAACTCAACAGAGGGAGAGAGTTTACCTGCTGAGTGTCCC includes:
- the CREG1 gene encoding protein CREG1, which produces MAGLSRGSARALLAALLASTLLALLVSPARGRGGRDHGDWDEASRLPPLPPREDAARVARFVTHVSDWGALATISTLEAVRGRPFADVLSFSDGPPGAGSGVPYFYLSPLQLSVSNLQENPYATLTMTLAQTNFCKKHGFDPQSPLCVHIMLSGTVTKVNETEMDIAKHSLFIRHPEMKTWPSSHNWFFAKLNITNIWVLDYFGGPKIVTPEEYYNVTVQ